From the genome of Streptomyces sp. V1I1, one region includes:
- a CDS encoding glycoside hydrolase family 31 protein: MDGRDLVRSVRNFGTAQGLRAARSAWRQRRTDARELPTRGAERARVPGPVSGAEPLPGGGILRFARSELRIRVTAGGTVFWGWDGAGPEPSYALAGEPPEPDPRAELEPDKDGGWRVVSERVTVEVSRNGAVEIRTPGGVVLRRDLPPRWWEPVRGGPARWVQRTEVPADARFFGLGGRASGPRLRGGIYRLWNTDPKGTFGPGDDPLYINMPVQLVVADAGTHLAFHDNSWDGRVTLHEGEEGAGSGHDRPGTSEVRMDGGPLRCWVVVGPPARVLAGWTQLTGAPALPPAWALGPQHARWGFGSEREVRRIVAGYRDRELPLSAVHLDIDHYDAHQVFTVDREKFPDLPGMAKDLREDGVRLVSIVDPAVKAERGNGVYDSGSAAGAFVRDPRGGEVRGVVWPGECVYPDFTDPAVRRWWGELYEERLAQGFSGVWHDMNEPVSFAPFGDMTLPRSARHALEGRGGDHREAHNVYGLAMAQAGYEGLRRLRPEERPFLFSRSGWAGMQRYGGTWSGDVSTGWPGLRASLSLVLGLGLCGVPYSGPDVGGFDGSPSPELYLRWFQLGAQLPLFRTHAAIGAGRREPWEFGPEVLAHAKAALDERERLRPYFVTLAHLARLTGAPYVRPLWWSSPEDRMLRDCEDAFLLGEALLVAPVLESGTDRRAVRLPRGRWYDTATGQAYDGPGQVLVDAPLSRIPVLARGGAVIPVRGADGGIELEVWAPAERRGGGGLVVPDLGDGWEEAEVERYTSRLVDGRVVVKQVKGDRSGPPRWRVRVRGLGA, encoded by the coding sequence ATGGACGGTCGGGATCTGGTGCGCTCGGTAAGAAATTTCGGAACGGCGCAGGGGCTGCGCGCGGCACGCTCGGCCTGGCGGCAGCGGCGGACCGACGCCCGGGAGCTGCCGACGAGGGGGGCGGAGCGGGCGCGGGTGCCCGGGCCCGTGTCCGGCGCCGAGCCGCTGCCCGGGGGCGGCATCCTCCGGTTCGCACGTTCGGAGCTGCGCATCCGGGTCACGGCGGGCGGCACGGTCTTCTGGGGCTGGGACGGCGCGGGGCCCGAGCCGTCGTACGCACTCGCCGGCGAGCCTCCCGAGCCGGATCCGCGTGCCGAGCTCGAGCCCGACAAGGACGGCGGCTGGCGGGTGGTGTCGGAGCGGGTGACCGTGGAGGTCTCCCGCAACGGCGCCGTGGAGATCCGTACGCCGGGCGGTGTCGTTCTGCGCCGGGATCTGCCGCCGCGCTGGTGGGAGCCGGTGCGGGGCGGTCCGGCACGGTGGGTGCAGCGGACCGAAGTGCCTGCGGACGCGCGCTTCTTCGGGCTCGGCGGGCGGGCCTCCGGACCGCGCTTGCGGGGCGGCATATACCGGCTGTGGAACACCGACCCCAAGGGCACCTTCGGTCCCGGCGACGACCCGCTGTACATCAACATGCCCGTCCAGCTGGTGGTGGCGGACGCCGGCACCCATCTCGCCTTCCACGACAACTCGTGGGACGGCCGGGTCACCCTGCACGAGGGCGAGGAGGGCGCGGGCTCGGGGCACGACCGGCCCGGCACCAGTGAGGTGCGCATGGACGGCGGGCCGCTGCGCTGCTGGGTGGTGGTCGGGCCTCCCGCGCGCGTGCTGGCCGGCTGGACCCAGCTGACGGGCGCGCCCGCGCTGCCGCCGGCCTGGGCGCTGGGACCGCAGCATGCCCGGTGGGGTTTCGGCAGCGAGCGGGAGGTGCGCCGGATCGTCGCGGGCTACCGGGACCGGGAGCTGCCGCTGTCCGCCGTCCATCTCGACATCGACCACTACGACGCGCATCAGGTGTTCACCGTCGACCGCGAGAAGTTCCCCGACCTGCCTGGCATGGCGAAGGATCTGCGCGAGGACGGGGTGCGTCTGGTCTCCATCGTCGATCCGGCGGTGAAGGCGGAGCGCGGGAACGGGGTGTACGACAGCGGGTCGGCGGCCGGGGCGTTCGTACGCGATCCGCGGGGCGGGGAGGTGCGGGGCGTCGTCTGGCCGGGCGAGTGCGTCTATCCGGACTTCACCGATCCGGCGGTCCGCCGGTGGTGGGGAGAGCTGTACGAGGAGCGGCTGGCGCAAGGCTTCTCCGGGGTGTGGCACGACATGAACGAGCCGGTGTCCTTCGCGCCCTTCGGCGACATGACGCTGCCGCGCTCGGCCCGGCACGCGCTGGAGGGGCGGGGCGGCGATCACCGCGAGGCCCACAATGTGTACGGTCTCGCGATGGCGCAGGCCGGGTACGAGGGACTGCGGCGGCTGCGTCCGGAGGAACGGCCGTTTCTCTTCTCGCGTTCCGGCTGGGCGGGTATGCAGCGGTACGGAGGCACCTGGTCCGGCGATGTGTCCACCGGCTGGCCCGGGCTGCGGGCCTCGCTCTCGCTGGTCCTCGGGCTGGGGCTGTGCGGCGTGCCGTACTCCGGTCCTGATGTGGGCGGATTCGACGGCAGTCCGTCGCCCGAGCTGTATCTGCGCTGGTTCCAGCTGGGGGCGCAGCTGCCGCTGTTCCGCACTCATGCGGCGATCGGCGCGGGGCGCAGGGAGCCGTGGGAGTTCGGGCCCGAGGTCCTCGCGCATGCGAAGGCGGCTCTCGACGAACGGGAGCGGCTGCGGCCCTACTTCGTCACGCTGGCGCATCTGGCGCGGCTGACGGGGGCGCCGTATGTGCGGCCGCTGTGGTGGAGCAGTCCGGAGGACCGGATGCTGCGCGACTGCGAGGACGCCTTTCTGCTCGGTGAGGCGCTGCTGGTCGCGCCGGTGCTGGAGAGCGGGACGGACCGACGGGCGGTGCGGCTGCCGCGCGGCCGGTGGTACGACACGGCGACGGGGCAGGCTTACGACGGGCCCGGGCAGGTGCTGGTGGACGCTCCGCTGTCGCGGATCCCGGTACTGGCGCGGGGTGGTGCGGTGATTCCGGTACGGGGCGCGGACGGCGGGATCGAGCTGGAGGTGTGGGCGCCGGCCGAGAGGCGCGGGGGCGGGGGGCTGGTGGTCCCGGACCTGGGGGACGGCTGGGAGGAGGCGGAGGTGGAGCGGTACACGTCGCGGCTGGTGGACGGGCGGGTCGTGGTGAAGCAGGTCAAGGGGGACCGGTCCGGCCCGCCGAGGTGGCGGGTACGGGTGCGGGGGCTGGGGGCGTAG
- a CDS encoding acetoacetate--CoA ligase, with protein sequence MTSAANPAPLWQPDPDRIAAARITRFQAWAAERHGAPAEGGYAALHRWSVDELETFWQAVADWFDVRFSTPYERVLANSAMPGAQWFPGATLNYAEHALRTAEDPSRAHDVALLYVDETHEPTPISWSELRRQVGALAAELRALGVRPGDRVSGYLPNIPQAVTALLATAAVGAVWTSCAPDFGARSVLDRFQQVEPVVLFTVDGYRYGGKVHDRTETVAELRRELPTLRAVIHIPLLGTEAPEGALDWSAVTSHDTEPVFEQVPFDHPLWVLYSSGTTGLPKAIVQSQGGILLEHFKQLGLHCDLGPEDRFFWYTSTGWMMWNFLVSGLLTGTTVVLYDGSPGYPDTGAQWRIAERTEATLFGTSAAYVMACRKAGVHPARDHDLSRIKCVATTGSPLPPDGFRWLHDEVADDLWIASVSGGTDVCSCFAGAVPTLPVHIGELQAACLGTDLQSWDPQGKPVIDEVGELVVTNPMPSMPIRFWNDPDGSRYRDSYFEMFPGVWRHGDWITITDRGSVVIHGRSDSTLNRQGVRMGSADIYEAVERLPEIRESLVIGLEEPDGGYWMPLFVHLVEGAALDDDLRDRITRTIREQLSPRHVPDDIIEVPGVPHTLTGKRIEVPVKRLLQGTPMSKAVNPGSVDNLDLLRFYEALARNRS encoded by the coding sequence ATGACCTCAGCAGCGAACCCTGCCCCCCTCTGGCAGCCGGACCCGGACCGCATCGCCGCCGCCCGGATCACCCGCTTCCAGGCATGGGCCGCCGAACGCCACGGGGCCCCTGCGGAGGGCGGCTACGCGGCGCTGCACCGCTGGTCCGTCGACGAGCTCGAGACCTTCTGGCAGGCGGTCGCCGACTGGTTCGACGTGCGGTTCTCCACTCCGTACGAGCGTGTCCTCGCGAATTCCGCCATGCCCGGTGCCCAGTGGTTCCCCGGCGCCACGCTCAACTACGCGGAGCATGCACTGCGCACCGCCGAGGACCCGTCCCGCGCCCATGACGTGGCGCTCCTGTATGTGGACGAGACACATGAGCCGACCCCGATCAGCTGGTCCGAGCTCCGCCGCCAGGTGGGCGCTCTCGCCGCCGAACTGCGCGCCCTCGGCGTACGCCCGGGGGACCGCGTCAGCGGCTACCTGCCCAACATCCCGCAGGCCGTCACCGCCCTCCTCGCCACCGCGGCCGTCGGCGCGGTATGGACCTCCTGCGCCCCCGACTTCGGCGCCCGCAGCGTCCTCGACCGCTTCCAGCAGGTCGAGCCGGTCGTCCTGTTCACCGTCGACGGCTACCGCTACGGCGGCAAAGTGCACGACCGCACGGAGACCGTCGCCGAGCTGCGCCGCGAACTCCCCACCCTGCGCGCGGTGATCCACATCCCGCTGCTCGGTACGGAAGCCCCCGAGGGTGCTCTCGACTGGTCGGCGGTCACCTCTCACGACACCGAACCGGTCTTCGAGCAGGTCCCCTTCGACCACCCGCTGTGGGTGCTCTACTCCTCCGGTACGACAGGCCTGCCCAAGGCCATCGTCCAGTCGCAGGGCGGCATCCTGCTGGAGCACTTCAAGCAGCTCGGCCTGCACTGCGACCTCGGCCCCGAGGACCGTTTCTTCTGGTACACCTCGACCGGCTGGATGATGTGGAACTTCCTTGTCTCCGGCCTGCTCACCGGAACGACGGTGGTCCTGTACGACGGCAGCCCCGGCTACCCCGACACCGGCGCCCAGTGGCGCATCGCCGAGCGCACCGAAGCCACCCTCTTCGGCACCTCGGCGGCGTACGTCATGGCCTGCCGCAAGGCCGGCGTCCACCCCGCCCGGGACCACGACCTGTCCCGTATCAAGTGCGTGGCCACCACCGGCTCCCCGCTCCCGCCCGACGGCTTCCGCTGGCTGCACGACGAGGTGGCGGACGACCTGTGGATCGCTTCCGTCAGCGGCGGCACGGACGTGTGCAGCTGCTTCGCCGGCGCGGTGCCTACCCTGCCCGTGCACATCGGCGAACTCCAGGCCGCCTGCCTCGGTACCGATCTTCAGTCCTGGGACCCCCAGGGCAAGCCGGTCATCGACGAGGTCGGCGAACTGGTCGTCACGAACCCCATGCCGTCCATGCCGATCCGGTTCTGGAACGACCCCGACGGCAGCCGCTACCGCGACAGCTACTTCGAGATGTTCCCCGGCGTCTGGCGGCACGGCGACTGGATCACCATCACCGACCGCGGCTCCGTCGTCATCCACGGCCGCTCCGACTCCACTCTCAACCGCCAGGGCGTACGGATGGGCTCGGCCGACATCTACGAAGCCGTGGAACGTCTCCCCGAGATCCGCGAATCGCTGGTCATCGGCCTGGAGGAGCCGGACGGCGGCTACTGGATGCCGCTCTTCGTCCACCTCGTCGAAGGCGCCGCTCTCGACGACGACCTACGCGACCGGATCACGCGGACGATCCGCGAACAGCTCTCCCCACGCCACGTCCCGGACGACATCATCGAGGTCCCCGGCGTCCCGCACACCCTCACCGGCAAGCGCATCGAGGTCCCGGTGAAGCGCCTCCTCCAGGGCACACCAATGTCCAAGGCGGTCAACCCGGGCTCGGTCGACAACCTCGACCTGCTGCGCTTCTACGAGGCCCTGGCCCGCAACCGCTCCTAG
- the ptsP gene encoding phosphoenolpyruvate--protein phosphotransferase, with protein sequence METTLRGVGVSHGVAIGEVRHMGTAVLEPPAKQIPAEDAEREQGRARQAVEAVAADLIARGNLAGGEAQAVLEAQAMMAQDPELMADVDRRIAVGSTAERAVYDAFAAYRALLAGAGEYLAGRVADLDDVRNRIVARLLGVPMPGVPDSDEPYVLIARDLAPADTALLDPALVLGFVTEEGGPTSHSAILARALGVPAVVALPGARELAEGTLIAVDGSTGEVFVEPSDEKRALLEKAAAERKAALAASSGPGATSDGHKVPLLANIGGPADVPAAVEAGAEGVGLFRTEFLFLDDSKQAPSEEKQVEAYRKVLEAFPEGRVVVRVLDAGADKPLDFLTPADEPNPALGVRGLRSLLDHPEVLRTQLTALSKAVAGLPVYLEVMAPMVADRIDAKAFADACREAGLKAKFGAMVEIPSAALRARSILQEVEFLSLGTNDLAQYTFAADRQVGAVSRLQDPWQPALLDLVALSAEAAKAEGKSCGVCGEAASDPLLACVLTGLGVTSLSMGAASIPYVRATLAKYTLAQCERAAAAARATDTADEARVAAQAVLSGE encoded by the coding sequence ATGGAGACAACGCTTCGAGGCGTCGGCGTGAGCCACGGTGTGGCGATCGGCGAGGTTCGGCACATGGGTACGGCGGTTCTGGAGCCGCCGGCCAAGCAGATTCCGGCGGAGGACGCGGAGCGCGAACAGGGGCGCGCTCGCCAGGCCGTGGAAGCTGTGGCCGCCGACCTGATAGCGCGGGGCAATCTGGCCGGGGGCGAGGCGCAGGCGGTGCTCGAGGCCCAGGCCATGATGGCGCAGGACCCGGAGCTCATGGCCGACGTGGATCGGCGCATCGCCGTCGGCAGCACTGCCGAGCGCGCGGTGTACGACGCGTTCGCTGCGTACCGGGCGCTGCTGGCGGGTGCCGGCGAGTACCTGGCCGGACGGGTCGCGGACCTGGATGACGTGCGGAACCGGATCGTGGCGCGGCTGCTGGGTGTGCCGATGCCGGGTGTGCCGGACAGCGACGAGCCGTATGTACTGATCGCCCGGGACCTCGCGCCCGCGGACACGGCGCTGCTCGACCCGGCGCTGGTGCTCGGGTTCGTCACCGAGGAGGGTGGGCCGACCAGCCACAGCGCGATTCTGGCGCGGGCGCTCGGAGTGCCCGCCGTGGTGGCGCTGCCGGGTGCCAGGGAGCTGGCCGAGGGCACCCTCATCGCCGTCGACGGCAGCACCGGCGAAGTTTTCGTCGAGCCGAGCGACGAGAAGCGCGCGCTGTTGGAGAAGGCCGCCGCGGAGCGTAAGGCCGCGCTGGCCGCTTCCAGTGGGCCGGGCGCGACGTCCGACGGGCACAAGGTGCCGCTGTTGGCGAATATCGGCGGGCCCGCCGATGTTCCGGCCGCGGTCGAGGCCGGTGCCGAGGGCGTCGGTCTGTTCCGTACGGAGTTCCTCTTCCTCGACGACAGCAAGCAGGCTCCGTCGGAGGAGAAGCAGGTCGAGGCCTACCGCAAGGTGCTGGAGGCGTTCCCCGAGGGCCGGGTTGTCGTGCGGGTGCTGGATGCGGGGGCCGACAAGCCGCTCGACTTCCTGACTCCGGCCGATGAGCCGAACCCGGCGCTGGGTGTGCGCGGGCTGCGCAGCCTGCTGGACCACCCCGAGGTGCTGCGTACCCAGCTGACGGCACTGTCCAAGGCCGTCGCCGGACTGCCGGTCTACCTCGAGGTCATGGCGCCGATGGTGGCGGACCGTATCGACGCGAAGGCGTTCGCCGACGCGTGCCGTGAGGCCGGGCTGAAGGCGAAGTTCGGCGCGATGGTGGAGATTCCGTCCGCCGCGCTGCGGGCGCGCTCGATCCTGCAGGAGGTCGAGTTCCTGTCACTGGGCACCAATGACCTCGCGCAGTACACCTTCGCCGCCGACCGTCAGGTGGGTGCGGTGTCGCGGCTGCAGGATCCGTGGCAGCCGGCGCTGCTGGATCTGGTGGCGCTGTCGGCCGAGGCCGCGAAGGCCGAGGGCAAGAGCTGCGGTGTGTGTGGTGAGGCTGCCTCCGATCCGTTGCTGGCGTGTGTGCTCACCGGTCTTGGTGTGACCTCGCTGTCGATGGGTGCGGCGTCGATTCCGTACGTCCGGGCGACGCTGGCGAAGTACACGCTCGCTCAGTGCGAGCGGGCTGCGGCCGCGGCGCGTGCCACGGACACCGCGGACGAGGCGCGGGTCGCCGCGCAGGCGGTGCTCTCCGGCGAGTAG
- a CDS encoding PTS glucose transporter subunit IIA, producing MTTVTSPLAGRAIGLAAVPDPVFSGAMVGPGTAIDPVREPSEAVAPVDGIVISLHPHAFVVVDDQGHGVLTHLGIDTVQLNGEGFELLVNKGDTVQRGQAVVRWDPSTVEAAGKSAVCPVVALEATADSLSDVREDGDVKAGDTLFGWQ from the coding sequence ATGACCACAGTGACGTCCCCTCTTGCCGGACGTGCCATCGGACTCGCGGCCGTGCCGGACCCGGTGTTCTCCGGTGCGATGGTCGGTCCGGGTACCGCTATTGACCCCGTGCGTGAGCCGTCGGAGGCCGTCGCCCCCGTTGACGGCATCGTTATCTCCCTTCACCCGCACGCCTTCGTCGTCGTCGACGACCAGGGGCACGGTGTGCTGACGCACCTCGGGATCGACACCGTTCAGCTCAACGGCGAGGGCTTCGAGTTGCTCGTCAACAAGGGCGACACCGTTCAGCGCGGACAGGCTGTGGTGCGCTGGGACCCGTCGACCGTCGAGGCCGCGGGCAAGTCCGCTGTCTGCCCGGTCGTGGCGCTCGAGGCCACGGCCGACTCCCTCTCCGACGTCCGCGAGGACGGCGACGTGAAGGCCGGCGACACACTCTTCGGCTGGCAGTAA
- a CDS encoding CDP-alcohol phosphatidyltransferase family protein, which translates to MEVQETRVQTDRVLTIPNILSMARLAGVPLFLWLILRPEFGGPKSDGWALLVLMLSGVSDYLDGKLARRWNQISRLGRLLDPAADRLYILSTLVGLTWREILPIWLTAALLARELMLLVMVGILRRHGYPPPQVNFLGKAATFNLMYAFPLLLLSDGNGWLASLAAIFGWAFAGWGTTLYWWAGILYVVQVRRLVKADAVAD; encoded by the coding sequence GTGGAGGTCCAGGAGACCCGCGTTCAGACGGACCGGGTACTCACCATCCCCAACATCCTCAGCATGGCTCGCCTCGCGGGTGTGCCGCTCTTCCTGTGGCTGATTCTTCGCCCCGAGTTCGGGGGCCCCAAGAGCGATGGCTGGGCATTGCTCGTGCTGATGCTGAGCGGCGTCAGTGACTATCTCGACGGCAAGCTTGCCCGGCGATGGAACCAGATCAGCCGCCTTGGGCGGCTTCTCGACCCGGCCGCTGACCGTCTGTACATCCTGTCCACCCTGGTGGGGCTGACCTGGCGCGAGATTCTGCCCATCTGGCTCACCGCGGCCCTATTGGCGCGGGAACTGATGCTGCTGGTGATGGTGGGAATCCTCCGCCGGCACGGCTATCCGCCGCCCCAGGTGAACTTCCTGGGCAAGGCGGCCACGTTCAACCTCATGTATGCCTTCCCCCTACTGCTCCTCAGTGACGGAAACGGGTGGCTTGCGTCACTGGCTGCTATTTTCGGATGGGCGTTCGCGGGATGGGGTACAACTCTGTATTGGTGGGCAGGGATCCTGTATGTGGTCCAGGTCCGCCGCCTCGTCAAGGCGGATGCAGTGGCCGATTGA
- a CDS encoding mannose-1-phosphate guanyltransferase, with translation MKAVVMAGGEGTRLRPMTSSMPKPLLPVVNRPIMEHVLRLLKRHGLNETVVTVQFLASLVKNYFGDGEELGIELTYANEEKPLGTAGSVKNAEEALKDDTFLVISGDALTDFDLTDLISFHKEKGALVTVCLTRVPNPLEFGITIVDEEGKVERFLEKPTWGQVFSDTVNTGIYVMEPEVFDYVEADVSVDWSGDVFPQLMKEGKPIYGYVAEGYWEDVGTHESYVKAQADVLEGKVDVEIDGFEISPGVWVAEGAEVHTAAVLRGPLYIGDYAKVEADAEIREHTVVGSNVVVKSGAFLHRAVIHDNVYIGEHANLRGCVIGKNTDIMRAARIEDGAVIGDECLVGEESIIQGNVRVYPFKTIEAGAFVNTSVIWESRGQAHLFGARGVTGILNVEITPELAVRLAGAYATTLKKGATVTTARDHSRGARALKRAVISALQTSAIDVRDLENVPLPVARQQTARGSAGGIMIRTSPGVADSVDIMFFDERGADLSQAGQRKLDRVYARQEYRRAFPGEIGDLHFPSSVFDSYTGALLRNVDTSGIAESGLKVVIDASHGSAGLVLPNLLGRLGVDALTINPGLDESRPTESADTRRSGLVRLGEIVASSRAAFGVRFDPVGERLSFVDERGRIVEDDRALLVLLDLVAAERRSGRVALPVTTTRIAEQVAAYHGTQVEWTTTSPDDLTRVGREETTIFGGDGRGGFIVPEFSSVFDGFAAFVRLVGLVARTQLTLSQIDARIPRAHVLRRDLATPWAVKGLVMRRVVEAAGDRDVDTTDGVRVVEPDGRWVMVLPDPAEAVTHLWAEGPDDASAQALLDEWSAVVDSAGN, from the coding sequence ATGAAGGCCGTCGTGATGGCCGGTGGCGAAGGAACCCGACTTCGCCCCATGACCTCGAGCATGCCCAAGCCACTCCTGCCGGTGGTCAACCGGCCGATCATGGAGCATGTGCTGCGGTTGCTCAAGCGGCATGGGCTCAATGAGACCGTCGTAACCGTGCAGTTTCTCGCCTCACTCGTCAAGAACTACTTCGGGGACGGCGAAGAGCTCGGGATTGAGCTCACCTATGCCAATGAGGAGAAGCCTCTCGGCACTGCGGGGAGCGTGAAGAACGCCGAGGAAGCACTCAAGGACGATACGTTCCTTGTCATCTCAGGTGATGCGCTCACAGACTTCGATCTCACTGATCTGATCTCCTTCCACAAGGAGAAGGGCGCACTGGTCACAGTGTGTCTGACGCGTGTGCCGAATCCGCTTGAATTCGGTATCACCATCGTGGACGAAGAGGGAAAGGTCGAACGTTTCCTGGAGAAGCCGACCTGGGGCCAGGTCTTCTCGGACACCGTGAACACGGGCATCTACGTCATGGAGCCCGAAGTATTCGACTACGTCGAGGCAGACGTTTCGGTCGACTGGTCCGGGGACGTGTTCCCGCAGCTCATGAAGGAAGGCAAGCCGATCTACGGCTATGTCGCCGAGGGCTACTGGGAGGACGTGGGCACGCACGAGAGCTACGTAAAGGCACAGGCCGATGTCCTCGAGGGCAAGGTCGATGTGGAGATTGACGGGTTCGAGATCTCCCCAGGTGTCTGGGTCGCGGAAGGCGCCGAGGTGCACACGGCCGCCGTGCTGCGTGGTCCGCTGTACATCGGTGACTACGCCAAGGTCGAAGCCGATGCGGAGATCCGCGAGCACACGGTCGTCGGGTCCAACGTGGTCGTCAAGAGCGGTGCCTTTCTCCATAGGGCCGTGATCCACGACAACGTGTACATCGGGGAGCACGCCAACCTCCGCGGCTGCGTGATCGGCAAGAACACCGACATCATGCGAGCTGCTCGCATCGAGGACGGCGCCGTGATCGGCGATGAGTGCCTCGTGGGCGAAGAATCGATCATCCAGGGCAATGTGCGGGTCTACCCGTTCAAGACGATCGAGGCGGGCGCGTTCGTCAACACCTCGGTCATCTGGGAGTCGCGGGGCCAGGCGCATCTCTTCGGAGCTCGCGGAGTCACCGGAATCCTCAATGTGGAAATCACGCCCGAGCTGGCGGTGCGGCTGGCAGGTGCGTACGCCACCACCCTCAAGAAGGGGGCGACGGTCACCACGGCGCGTGACCACTCCAGGGGTGCCCGTGCGCTGAAGCGGGCCGTGATCTCGGCGCTGCAGACCAGTGCGATCGACGTACGGGATCTGGAGAACGTACCGCTGCCGGTCGCGCGACAGCAGACCGCGCGCGGCAGCGCCGGCGGCATCATGATCCGTACGTCGCCGGGTGTGGCCGACTCCGTGGACATCATGTTCTTCGACGAGCGCGGGGCGGACCTCTCGCAGGCCGGGCAGCGGAAGCTGGACCGGGTGTATGCGCGCCAGGAGTACCGGCGTGCGTTCCCGGGCGAGATCGGGGACCTGCACTTCCCGTCCAGCGTCTTCGACTCGTACACCGGCGCACTGCTGCGCAATGTCGACACCTCGGGCATCGCGGAATCGGGGCTCAAGGTCGTCATCGACGCGTCGCACGGCAGCGCCGGGCTTGTGCTGCCCAACCTGCTCGGACGGCTCGGTGTGGACGCCCTGACGATCAACCCGGGGCTCGACGAGTCCCGTCCCACCGAATCGGCGGACACCCGCCGGTCCGGGCTGGTGCGGCTGGGCGAGATCGTGGCCTCCTCACGGGCGGCCTTCGGTGTGCGCTTCGACCCCGTCGGCGAGCGGCTGTCCTTCGTTGACGAACGCGGGCGGATCGTCGAGGACGATCGCGCGCTGCTGGTGCTGCTCGACCTGGTCGCGGCCGAACGGCGCAGCGGGCGGGTGGCGCTGCCGGTGACGACCACCAGGATCGCCGAGCAGGTGGCGGCGTACCACGGCACACAGGTGGAGTGGACGACCACATCGCCCGACGATCTGACGCGTGTGGGCCGGGAGGAGACCACCATCTTCGGCGGAGACGGCCGTGGTGGCTTCATCGTTCCGGAGTTCAGCAGTGTCTTCGACGGCTTCGCGGCCTTCGTGCGGCTGGTCGGCCTGGTGGCTCGTACGCAGCTCACGCTGAGCCAGATCGATGCCCGGATTCCGCGGGCGCATGTGCTGCGGCGTGATCTGGCTACGCCGTGGGCGGTCAAGGGACTGGTGATGCGACGCGTCGTCGAAGCGGCCGGCGACCGAGACGTCGATACGACCGACGGGGTGCGGGTCGTCGAGCCCGACGGCCGCTGGGTCATGGTCCTTCCCGACCCCGCGGAGGCCGTCACTCATCTGTGGGCAGAGGGGCCCGATGACGCTTCGGCGCAGGCGCTGCTCGACGAGTGGTCGGCCGTCGTGGACAGCGCGGGTAACTGA
- a CDS encoding DUF881 domain-containing protein, with protein sequence MSQQPPVRSTGAPPVRPDASMSLLTNVMEHSLDDGYAEATARREAEGGGLPRTLRAKLGLAAGLVLAALVVTVGAAQARISAPVVAKEREELIDRIGAETSDADALERSVDKLRDEVGDRQRKALKTQGGGQGELVALLAGATEVEGPGVKLVVDDAKDTDQGGDGPRESSGFSDTGRVRDRDMQRIVNGLWESGAEAVAINGQRLTALSAIRAAGDAILVDNRPLVPPYTVLAVGDGKKLSTAFQDSADGQYLHALQENFGIRASISSEEKVRLPAAPSLIVRTAEPKTADAGKGNGQGTADTGKGTS encoded by the coding sequence ATGTCGCAGCAGCCCCCCGTTCGGAGCACCGGCGCTCCACCCGTACGTCCCGATGCGTCCATGTCGCTGCTGACGAACGTTATGGAGCACAGCCTCGACGACGGATACGCGGAGGCGACGGCCCGCAGGGAGGCCGAGGGCGGGGGACTGCCCCGTACGTTGCGTGCGAAGCTCGGACTCGCCGCCGGACTTGTGCTGGCGGCTCTGGTCGTCACCGTCGGGGCCGCGCAGGCGCGGATATCGGCACCGGTCGTGGCGAAAGAGCGCGAGGAGCTCATCGACCGGATCGGCGCCGAGACGTCCGACGCCGACGCGCTGGAGCGGAGCGTCGACAAACTCCGGGACGAGGTGGGGGACCGGCAGCGAAAGGCCCTCAAGACACAGGGCGGGGGCCAGGGGGAGCTCGTCGCACTGCTCGCAGGCGCTACCGAGGTCGAGGGGCCGGGTGTGAAGCTCGTCGTCGACGATGCGAAGGACACCGACCAGGGCGGCGACGGGCCGCGGGAGAGCAGCGGCTTCAGCGACACGGGCCGGGTCCGCGACCGCGATATGCAGCGGATCGTCAACGGGCTCTGGGAGTCGGGTGCGGAAGCCGTGGCGATCAACGGGCAGCGGCTGACCGCCCTGTCCGCGATCCGGGCGGCGGGCGACGCCATACTGGTCGACAACAGGCCGCTGGTGCCGCCGTACACGGTGCTCGCGGTGGGGGACGGCAAGAAGTTGAGCACTGCCTTCCAGGACAGTGCCGACGGACAGTATCTGCACGCGTTGCAGGAGAACTTCGGTATCCGCGCCAGCATCTCCAGCGAGGAGAAGGTGCGTCTGCCGGCGGCGCCGAGCTTGATCGTACGTACAGCAGAGCCGAAAACCGCCGACGCCGGGAAGGGCAACGGGCAGGGCACGGCTGACACAGGGAAGGGCACATCGTGA
- a CDS encoding small basic family protein, with protein MIAVLGLIVGVVAGLLVRPEVPAVVEPYLPIAVVAALDAVFGGLRAMLDGIFVDKVFVVSFLSNVVVAALIVFLGDKLGVGAQLSTGVVVVLGIRIFSNAAAIRRHVFRA; from the coding sequence GTGATCGCCGTACTGGGCCTCATCGTGGGAGTCGTGGCCGGACTTTTGGTCCGACCCGAGGTACCGGCGGTGGTCGAGCCCTATCTGCCGATCGCTGTCGTCGCGGCTCTCGACGCGGTCTTCGGCGGCCTGCGGGCCATGCTCGACGGGATCTTCGTGGACAAGGTCTTCGTCGTCTCCTTCCTGTCGAACGTGGTGGTGGCAGCGCTGATCGTGTTCCTGGGCGACAAGTTGGGCGTCGGCGCCCAGCTGTCCACGGGTGTCGTGGTCGTTCTCGGCATCCGGATCTTCTCCAACGCTGCCGCGATCCGCCGGCACGTGTTCCGGGCGTGA